A part of Candidatus Deferrimicrobium borealis genomic DNA contains:
- a CDS encoding AEC family transporter, whose product MGVVLRRYRFLDEGFIDAANSLVYYILLPALLFHEIGGTDFRQAFSGPLVAGGYAATLATFLLAFLASRALGLGPSETGAFVQGTFRANLAYVGLPIVFNAVGPAGLRKAGILLGLIVPLLNGLSIVALMVPHGAGKEEGIATTASRIARQIATNPIILACLAGIAWSVLKLPFPGMIDRTFRILTPATLPLALLCLGGSFSFERARKGFAVAALAAFLKGVVLTGIGIALYRWMGLSGDDMRIGAIMLGCPTAVVTYVMAARLRGDTDLAGTIIIVSTAASAVTITGWLFLLRAMGW is encoded by the coding sequence ATGGGAGTCGTCCTGCGCCGCTACCGGTTCCTCGACGAGGGGTTCATCGACGCGGCGAATTCCCTCGTCTACTACATCCTTCTCCCGGCGCTCCTCTTCCACGAGATCGGCGGGACCGATTTCCGGCAGGCGTTCAGCGGACCCCTCGTGGCCGGAGGGTACGCCGCCACGCTCGCGACCTTCCTGCTCGCCTTCCTCGCCTCCCGCGCCCTCGGTCTCGGGCCGTCGGAAACGGGGGCCTTCGTCCAGGGAACGTTCCGCGCCAACCTCGCCTACGTCGGGCTGCCGATCGTCTTCAACGCGGTGGGGCCCGCGGGGCTGCGGAAGGCGGGGATCCTCCTCGGCCTGATCGTGCCGCTGCTGAACGGCCTGTCGATCGTGGCGCTGATGGTGCCGCATGGCGCGGGGAAGGAGGAGGGGATCGCGACCACGGCGTCGCGCATCGCCCGGCAGATCGCGACGAACCCCATCATCCTCGCGTGCCTCGCCGGGATCGCGTGGAGCGTGCTGAAACTTCCCTTCCCCGGGATGATCGACCGGACCTTCCGGATCCTCACCCCGGCCACCTTGCCGCTGGCGCTGCTGTGCCTGGGGGGATCCTTCTCGTTCGAACGCGCCCGGAAAGGGTTCGCGGTCGCGGCGCTCGCGGCGTTCCTGAAGGGGGTCGTCCTGACGGGGATCGGGATCGCCCTTTACCGGTGGATGGGACTTTCGGGGGACGACATGCGGATCGGGGCGATCATGCTCGGCTGCCCCACCGCGGTCGTCACCTACGTGATGGCGGCGCGCCTGCGGGGCGACACGGACCTCGCCGGGACGATCATCATCGTCTCGACCGCCGCCTCCGCCGTCACCATCACCGGATGGTTGTTCCTCCTCCGGGCCATGGGGTGGTAG
- a CDS encoding photosystem P840 reaction-center cytochrome c-551 codes for MRVRPLVLVVLSVMLLAFAIGCGKQEPPKPAAPAAVAPAAPALDGKTLFDNKCGVCHGIDRAIVRAETKEKWASIVKDMQGKKADWISDAEAAKIVDYLAAEHGKK; via the coding sequence ATGCGGGTCCGTCCCCTGGTGCTGGTTGTCTTGTCCGTGATGCTGCTTGCCTTCGCCATCGGCTGCGGCAAACAGGAACCCCCCAAGCCTGCGGCTCCCGCGGCGGTGGCCCCGGCGGCACCGGCGTTGGACGGCAAGACCCTCTTCGACAACAAGTGCGGCGTGTGCCACGGCATCGACCGGGCGATCGTCCGCGCCGAGACGAAGGAGAAGTGGGCGAGCATCGTCAAGGATATGCAGGGGAAGAAGGCCGACTGGATCTCCGACGCCGAGGCGGCGAAGATCGTCGACTACCTCGCCGCGGAGCACGGCAAGAAGTAA
- a CDS encoding thiamine biosynthesis protein ThiS: MITVRLPQKKKELEFPGPRRVMDLLADAGVRPTTVIVTQGRKLLTKDHRVEDGTTIDVISVVSGG; the protein is encoded by the coding sequence ATGATCACCGTTCGCCTGCCCCAGAAGAAAAAGGAGCTCGAGTTCCCCGGCCCCCGGCGGGTGATGGACCTGCTCGCCGATGCGGGGGTACGCCCCACCACGGTGATCGTCACCCAGGGGAGGAAGCTCCTCACGAAGGACCACCGGGTGGAGGACGGGACGACGATCGACGTCATCTCCGTCGTCTCCGGGGGCTGA
- a CDS encoding tRNA 2-thiocytidine biosynthesis TtcA family protein produces the protein MKCKRCRRAEAAVELPSHHAAFCPDCFFVFFRRQVTEGIRKLRLLAPEDRVLVCVSGGKDSLVLWDALIDAGYETEGLYIDLGIDGYSERSKEKVLAYAASRGKTPIVVELAKEGVPIPEAARCARMQECSVCGTVKRYFFNRVAAEGKFTVVATGHNLDDETARLLGNLLHWQRDHLARQHPLLPGADGGLVRKVKPLWRVSEVETAAYGFLKGIDYVTEECPMSEDATSLVYKEALSRIEDRMPGTRIVFYQGFLDPSNPLRKRPETATPADGAPTPEDAPGADAVHGTEVAAEGGEGTARACVECGAATFTETCSFCRLKERVRKARSLRAATVSR, from the coding sequence ATGAAATGCAAGCGCTGCCGGCGGGCCGAGGCCGCGGTCGAGCTGCCGAGCCACCACGCCGCCTTCTGCCCCGACTGCTTTTTCGTCTTCTTCCGGCGCCAGGTGACGGAGGGGATCCGCAAGCTGCGGCTCCTCGCCCCGGAGGACCGTGTCCTCGTGTGCGTATCGGGCGGCAAGGACAGCCTGGTCCTCTGGGACGCCCTGATCGACGCGGGATACGAAACGGAAGGTCTGTACATCGACCTCGGGATCGACGGGTACTCCGAGCGGTCGAAGGAGAAGGTCCTCGCCTACGCGGCGTCGCGCGGGAAGACGCCGATCGTCGTGGAGCTCGCGAAGGAGGGGGTCCCGATCCCCGAGGCGGCCCGCTGCGCGCGGATGCAGGAGTGCTCCGTCTGCGGGACCGTGAAGCGGTACTTCTTCAACCGCGTCGCCGCCGAAGGAAAGTTCACCGTGGTGGCGACGGGGCACAATCTCGATGACGAGACGGCCCGGCTGCTGGGGAACCTGCTCCATTGGCAGCGCGACCACCTTGCGCGGCAGCATCCGTTGCTGCCCGGGGCGGACGGGGGGCTCGTGCGCAAGGTGAAGCCGCTGTGGCGCGTGAGCGAAGTCGAAACCGCGGCGTACGGGTTCCTGAAGGGGATCGACTACGTGACCGAGGAGTGCCCGATGAGCGAGGACGCGACGTCCCTCGTGTACAAGGAGGCGCTGTCGCGCATCGAGGACCGGATGCCGGGGACGCGGATCGTCTTCTACCAGGGGTTCCTCGACCCGTCGAACCCCCTGCGGAAAAGGCCGGAGACCGCGACGCCGGCCGATGGGGCCCCGACGCCGGAAGACGCGCCGGGCGCTGACGCCGTACACGGGACGGAAGTCGCCGCGGAAGGGGGAGAGGGAACCGCGCGGGCTTGCGTGGAGTGCGGGGCCGCGACGTTCACGGAGACGTGTTCCTTCTGCCGGTTGAAGGAGCGCGTCCGGAAAGCGCGTTCGCTGCGCGCGGCGACCGTTTCCCGATGA
- a CDS encoding tRNA (adenine-N1)-methyltransferase, whose protein sequence is MTVGERVRRGPFREGEDILLISPKGEEHLVTLTAGKVFGTHKGNLPHDDLIGKEDGGRAWTAMGSEYRAFRPTYMQFIMNQKRHAQIIYPKDTGTILMWADVFPGATVIEAGIGWGALTIKLLEAVGPTGKVVSYEIREDFAESGAGTVRRYLGACENHEVKLRDIYLGIDEREVDRIVLDLPEPWQAVPHAREALAPGGIVLSYLPSTIQVKQLCDRYLEEGGFAEPETFEVILRPWHVKGSSVRPVQWMFSHSAFLVVTRKITATPAPEAR, encoded by the coding sequence ATGACGGTTGGCGAACGCGTTCGAAGGGGGCCGTTCCGGGAGGGGGAGGACATCCTGCTGATCTCCCCCAAGGGGGAGGAGCACCTCGTCACGCTCACGGCGGGGAAGGTGTTCGGCACGCACAAGGGGAACCTGCCGCACGACGACCTGATCGGCAAGGAGGACGGCGGCCGCGCGTGGACCGCGATGGGAAGCGAGTACCGCGCCTTCCGCCCCACCTACATGCAGTTCATCATGAACCAGAAGCGCCACGCGCAGATCATCTACCCGAAGGACACGGGGACGATCCTGATGTGGGCGGACGTCTTCCCCGGGGCCACGGTGATCGAGGCGGGGATCGGGTGGGGGGCCCTCACCATCAAGCTGCTGGAGGCGGTCGGCCCGACGGGAAAGGTGGTCTCGTACGAGATCCGGGAAGATTTCGCGGAGAGCGGCGCGGGCACCGTCCGGCGCTACCTCGGCGCGTGCGAGAACCACGAAGTGAAGCTGCGGGACATCTACCTCGGGATCGACGAGCGGGAGGTGGACCGGATCGTCCTCGACCTGCCCGAGCCGTGGCAGGCGGTCCCCCACGCGCGGGAGGCGCTCGCCCCGGGGGGAATCGTACTCTCCTATCTCCCCTCCACGATCCAGGTGAAGCAGCTGTGCGACCGGTATCTGGAGGAAGGCGGATTCGCGGAGCCGGAGACGTTCGAGGTGATCCTTCGCCCCTGGCACGTGAAAGGGAGCTCCGTCCGCCCCGTCCAGTGGATGTTCTCCCACTCCGCCTTCCTGGTGGTGACGCGGAAGATCACCGCAACACCGGCTCCGGAGGCGAGGTGA
- a CDS encoding VanZ family protein encodes MTRGRLYFAMLAVWVALTFTLTSIPNPEFGPLFPWSDKIAHFAFYGVMGFLFVLWRREVGTGAAEAVFWAAIFAALLGAVDEFHQQWIPGRSMEFLDWVADFTGGTTGGFCSAVAASMLPFLLTRKPLSFSRAFKD; translated from the coding sequence GTGACGCGCGGACGGCTGTATTTTGCGATGCTGGCAGTGTGGGTGGCGCTTACCTTCACGCTGACGTCGATCCCGAACCCGGAGTTCGGCCCCTTGTTCCCGTGGTCGGACAAGATCGCCCACTTCGCCTTCTACGGGGTCATGGGGTTCCTGTTCGTCTTGTGGCGCAGGGAGGTCGGCACGGGAGCGGCGGAGGCCGTATTTTGGGCGGCGATCTTCGCGGCGCTCCTCGGCGCCGTCGACGAGTTCCACCAGCAGTGGATCCCGGGCCGTTCGATGGAGTTCCTCGACTGGGTGGCGGACTTCACCGGCGGGACGACGGGGGGGTTCTGCTCGGCCGTGGCGGCTTCGATGCTCCCGTTCCTCCTCACGCGGAAGCCTCTGTCCTTTTCCCGCGCCTTCAAGGATTGA